A stretch of Coccidioides posadasii str. Silveira chromosome 2, complete sequence DNA encodes these proteins:
- a CDS encoding uncharacterized protein (EggNog:ENOG410PGAD~COG:O,T~BUSCO:7253at33183) produces the protein MEPKFTKSKSSSPKSPTSPLPREDFTEAVVDDPPKFDLESYLSNYEGRTRFTRLYFIGTRSSYLATEALKLALVEARSGKDVKNYQKALEALVKVAPSETDTTLDKIWVEQTLKSVKADTDRLEHELKGYKNNLIKESIRMGNEDLGYHYHQIGDLSAASKAYSRMRDYCTTTSHVASMLFKNINVAVDRGDWLAVQSNVYRLRNLQFKPEDETKNKAKMWASLGLSQLATGAYFDAAMSFVSTDPNLGDNYKEIISANDIAVYGGLCAMASMDRSDLVSYVLENKSFRNFLELEPHIRRAVSYFCSSKFRPCLEILESYRGDYLLDIYLHNHVHHLYSQIRTKAILQYIVPYNRIALRSMANVFSPKDIMTRTQRVTEICSTFLLELLSLIQEGILDAQVDLERDVLISRQKTIRYGNHQAALDSLCDYMDTAHLHLVHLNILHAGLDVPDIQQCTSDSHFFNSR, from the exons ATGGAACCAAAATTCACTAAAAGCAAAAGCTCAAGCCCTAAGAGCCCTACTTCACCATTGCCGCGCGAGGATTTCACTGAAGCTGTTGTTGATG ATCCACCAAAGTTTGATCTAGAATCATACCTTTCAAATTATGAAG GAAGGACGAGATTTACCCGCCTTTACTTTATCGGCACACGCTCCAGTTATTTAGCTACCGAAGCGTTAAAACTAGCCTTAGTGGAAGCTCGGAGTGGAAAGGATGTAAAGAACTATCAAAAGGCGTTGGAAGCCCTGGTCAAAGTAGCGCCTTCGGAAACCGACACTACCCTTGATAAAATCTGGGTTGAACAAACACTAAAAAGCGTGAAGGCCGATACAGACAGACTAGAGCATGAGTTGAAGGGGTATAAAAACAATCTTATCAAGGAAAGCATCCGA ATGGGCAACGAAGATCTGGGGTATCATTATCACCAAATTGGTGACCTGAGTGCGGCATCTAAGGCTTACTCACGAATGCGAGATTACTGCACAACTACATCCCATGTTGCCTCGATGCTATTTAAGAATATCAATGTTGCAGTTGACCGCGGCGACTGGCTTGCGGTTCAGTCAAATGTCTATCGTCTTCGAAACCTTCAATTTAAACCAGAAGATGAAACTAAGAACAAAGCAAAGATGTGGGCATCCCTTGGTTTATCGCAGTTAGCGACCGGAGCTTATTTTGATGCCGCCATGAGTTTTGTGTCCACTGATCCCAACCTGGGCGATAATTATAAAGAGATAATATCTGCAAATGATATTGCTGTCTACGGTGGGCTCTGCGCAATGGCATCGATGGATCGATCTGATCTTGTCAGCTACGTGTTGGAAAATAAGTCATTCCGAAATTTCCTTGAATTGGAACCACATATTCGACGAGCAGTTTCCTACTTCTGTTCCTCGAAATTTCGGCCCTGTTTAGAGATCCTTGAGAGCTATCGCGGCGATTATCTCCTTGATATTTATCTACACAATCATGTACACCATCTCTACAGCCAGATCCGCACTAAGGCGATACTGCAATATATCGTGCCTTATAACCGAATCGCCCTAAGATCCATGGCAAATGTGTTCtctccaaaagatatcaTGACCAGGACGCAGAGAGTGACAGAAATTTGTTCCACATTTTTGTTGGAACTCCTCAGTCTCATTCAGGAAGGCATCCTTGATGCCCAAGTGGATTTGGAAAGAGACGTCTTGATAAGTAGACAGAAAACTATTCGATATGGAAATCATCAGGCAGCTCTTGATAGTCTATGTGACTACATGGACACTGCACATTTACATTTAGTTCACTTAAACATATTGCATGCTGGTTTGGATGTTCCAGACATTCAACAATGTACTTCTGATTCTCATTTTTTTAACAGCAGGTAG
- a CDS encoding uncharacterized protein (EggNog:ENOG410PKC1~COG:S), whose protein sequence is MVSNSINTKRLLRSQDGALKSKSELSIYFPRYEQILSLTPAKVEYLSTESKVKLIDDVTPSEIVTHLSSKLGSLHEQERLLYRNPILPGRRNTPFIDLRQAKLIEDPTLSPTASTQARDPLLNGTYFKAHRRIERKETQLRNIEKERAQHEKIQVDRLLSALRGADWLRVMGVSGIAESEKHLYEPKRTYFIMELAALLDKFKIWKQKEKRRKLKQQLLSTKENDDGHPADNVQTANPDQYCHKVNESSRNEGNDPSGTEDIDAWAAHQLHQEAMSALPIDHVKPDFKLSRPDNEISLARSQNATSLTSTLLLNGKPITFVNDHHPVRFVSPSRPRPASSNAFGQPIPGISRKVFHLPRCILTEEAIRDCLRRKRRRRRRERLRAT, encoded by the exons atgGTCTCTAATTCCATCAACACGAAGCGCCTTTTGCGATCCCAGGACGGAGCCCTAAAATCGAAAAGCGAGTTGTCCATTTACTTTCCCAGGTATGAGCAGATATTGAGCTTGACGCCTGCTAAGGTTG AATACCTTTCTACCGAATCCAAAGTCAAACTCATTGACGACGTAACTCCATCCGAAATTGTGACACACCTTTCCTCCAAACTAGGATCATTGCACGAACAGGAAAGACTACTGTACAGAAACCCTATTCTCCCTGGAAGAAGGAACACGCCGTTTATCGACTTGCGCCAAGCCAAGCTCATCGAGGATCCCACGTTATCCCCCACTGCGAGTACCCAAGCAAGGGACCCTCTACTTAATGGAACATATTTCAAAGCTCACAGAAGGATCGAACGAAAAGAGACGCAACTCCGTAACATTGAAAAGGAGAGAGCTCAACATGAAAAGATACAAGTAGACCGTCTACTAAGCGCGTTACGTGGGGCAGACTGGCTTCGAGTAATGGGTGTTAGTGGTATTGCTGAGTCGGAGAAACACCTTTACGAGCCGAAACGAACCTACTTTATTATGGAGTTGGCGGCATTGCTGGACAAATTTAAAATTTGGAAacagaaggaaaagagacgGAAGCTaaaacagcagcttctttCGACAAAGGAAAACGATGATGGGCATCCCGCAGACAACGTTCAAACAGCTAATCCAGATCAATATTGTCATAAAGTGAACGAATCCTCGAGAAATGAGGGAAACGACCCGTCAGGGACCGAAGATATCGACGCCTGGGCTGCGCATCAGCTTCATCAGGAAGCAATGTCAGCGTTACCCATCGATCACGTGAAGCCTGATTTCAAGCTGAGCCGGCCAGACAATGAGATTTCGTTGGCGAGATCTCAAAATGCAACGAGTCTCACCTCAACCCTGTTACTAAACGGGAAGCCGATTACGTTCGTTAACGACCACCATCCTGTAAGGTTTGTCTCTCCTAGTCGCCCGAGGCCCGCGTCGAGTAATGCATTCGGTCAGCCCATACCGGGGATATCGCGGAAAGTATTTCATCTGCCAAGATGTATTTTGACGGAAGAAGCTATCAGGGATTGCCTaaggagaaagaggaggAGACGAAGGCGGGAGAGGCTGAGAGCGACTTAA
- the DCD1 gene encoding Deoxycytidine monophosphate (dCMP) deaminase (BUSCO:376586at4751~EggNog:ENOG410PGCY~COG:F~BUSCO:9242at33183) gives MLVGLCGGICAGKRSVAKYLVQKHNFRILQLATEACQPAHFDAVDQLHLQSGAMADTPAQVFQSADDLVLFITARWQEHWVITDLSNESLLEKLLLRPFFLLVSIDAPITLRWRRFTDRCWRKQLEPPELERFVLLNDQHQYQHKNGVVYVDAHAHIRLFNASSSIHDLHAALDALDILNHQRLRPSWDEYFMQLASLAAQRSNCMKRRVGCVLVKDRRVMSTGYNGTARNTRNCNQGGCPRCNLVQGTAQALSTCLCLHAEENALLEAGRERIGEGCILYCNTCPCLTCSVKIAQLGISEVVYSQAYDMDRETAAILEEAGVKLRQFSPPCNGLIDIRFMFKQSCIQESPE, from the exons ATGCTTGTTGGTTTGTGTGGAG GCATTTGTGCAGGGAAGCGCTCTGTGGCAAAATATCTTGTCCAAAAGCACAATTTCAGGATTCTTCAGTTAGCAACAGAGGCTTGCCAGCCTGCTCATTTTGATGCAGTAGATCAGCTACACCTTCAAAGTGGTGCCATGGCTGACACACCTGCTCAAGTGTTCCAATCGGCTGATGATTTAGTCCTTTTCATCACAGCCCGATGGCAGGAACACTGGGTAATCACAGATTTATCAAATGAGTCCCTTCTTGAAAAACTCCTTTTGCGACCCTTTTTCTTACTTGTCAGCATTGATGCTCCCATTACACTTCGTTGGCGCCGCTTTACAGATAG ATGTTGGAGAAAGCAATTGGAACCTCCAGAACTTGAGAGGTTTGTGCTGCTGAATGACCAGCACCAGTATCAGCATAAAAATGGGGTGGTTTACGTGGACGCACATGCCCACATCCGATTATTCAACGCGTCATCATCGATACACGACCTGCATGCTGCTTTGGATGCTCTGGATATACTGAACCACCAACGGCTACGGCCAAGTTGGGACGAGTATTTTATGCAGCTAGCCTCTTTGGCGGCGCAAAGGAGCAATTGTATGAAACGGCGCGTTGGTTGTGTCCTTGTGAAGGATAGACGAGTCATGAGCACTGGCTACAATGGCACAGCACGAAATACTAGAAATTGCAATCAAGGAGGGT GCCCTAGGTGTAACCTTGTGCAAGGAACAGCACAAGCATTGTCCACCTGCCTCTGTTTGCACGCAGAAGAGAATGCCCTTTTAGAAGCTGGCCGCGAAAGGATAGGTGAAGGATGTATTCTATACTGCAATAC GTGTCCTTGCCTCACCTGCAGCGTCAAGATAGCGCAGCTGGGTATATCCGAGGTGGTGTATTCTCAAGCTTACGATATGGACAGAGAG ACTGCTGCTATTCTAGAAGAAGCTGGAGTAAAGCTTCGGCAATTCTCGCCG CCTTGCAATGGATTGATTGATATTAGATTCATGTTTAAGCAATCCTGCATCCAAGAATCCCCAGAGTAA